From one SAR324 cluster bacterium genomic stretch:
- a CDS encoding asparaginase, giving the protein MLIKDPLKIEVQRGGYRESLHLVHAVVTDSSGKVVEGWGDIEFLTFPRSAVKPLQAIPLILSGADERFQMSTKELAMACSSHGAEPAHLRVVSSWLERIGCGVNDLECGSHWPSHDESAHDLSRAGSYPVPLHNNCSGKHTGFLTLARQRQLDSKGYIHPDHGIQKEIRSILEYMMELDLRDAPMGIDGCSIPTWGVSLKAVAKGFARFATGDQLTKEHKVACEKLRSAMVTEPFYVAGTDRHCTTVMKAFGGSVVCKTGAEGVFAAGIPGLGLGIALKAQDGTKRAAEVALSHILHQLGAKPKDPDFSIQQPLYNHNQWNIGSVLPVD; this is encoded by the coding sequence ATGCTGATCAAAGACCCACTCAAAATTGAGGTTCAGCGAGGTGGATACCGGGAAAGCCTGCATCTCGTCCATGCAGTCGTAACTGATTCATCAGGTAAGGTGGTCGAAGGTTGGGGCGATATTGAATTTCTCACCTTCCCACGTTCTGCAGTGAAACCTCTGCAAGCGATCCCGCTGATCCTGAGTGGAGCTGACGAACGCTTCCAAATGAGTACTAAAGAGTTAGCGATGGCTTGTTCATCTCATGGTGCGGAACCGGCTCACTTACGGGTAGTTTCCTCATGGTTGGAACGTATTGGCTGCGGAGTAAATGATTTGGAATGTGGAAGCCATTGGCCAAGCCACGATGAGTCAGCTCATGATCTTTCGAGAGCAGGGAGTTACCCGGTACCACTTCATAACAACTGTTCTGGAAAGCATACGGGTTTTCTTACTTTGGCAAGACAGCGACAACTTGATTCAAAGGGATATATTCATCCGGACCATGGGATCCAAAAAGAAATACGCTCAATTCTTGAGTATATGATGGAGCTTGATCTTAGAGATGCTCCGATGGGGATCGACGGCTGTTCCATTCCAACCTGGGGAGTCTCCTTGAAAGCAGTGGCGAAAGGATTTGCCCGATTTGCTACAGGAGATCAACTTACCAAAGAACACAAGGTGGCATGTGAGAAATTACGGTCTGCAATGGTTACTGAGCCCTTTTATGTGGCAGGAACAGATCGACACTGTACGACAGTGATGAAAGCTTTTGGGGGAAGTGTTGTCTGTAAAACGGGAGCAGAAGGGGTATTTGCCGCAGGAATCCCTGGATTGGGATTGGGGATTGCCTTGAAAGCTCAGGATGGGACCAAAAGGGCAGCTGAGGTCGCTCTCAGTCACATACTTCATCAGCTTGGAGCCAAACCGAAAGACCCAGATTTTTCAATTCAGCAGCCGCTTTATAACCATAATCAATGGAACATCGGTTCAGTGCTGCCTGTGGACTGA